DNA sequence from the Malus domestica chromosome 06, GDT2T_hap1 genome:
CCAAACACCTTAATTCCCATAATTTACCGATTCATCTGATGCGAataaatttgaacaaactcacTCAGCCACCATTGACATGCGGATGTATATCATATAAACTCCCAAAATCTCTCGAGAGAGGACACAAATCAACTACTCTTTGGTCTAGTCGTACTTAACTTCCCGACGTTTAAATAGGTTCTAAGAAAGTACACATAACCAACTACCTTTTGGTCTAGTCGTACTTAACTTCCCGACGTTTAAATAGGTTCTAAGAAAGTACGCATAACCAACTACCTTTTGGTCTAGTCGTACTTAACTGACCGTGACGTTTAAAGAGGTTCCAAGTTCGTCACCCTCCGTCATTGATCCAAAAATAAGTCTATATAACGTCTGAattccaaaataaaataaaaagacccGAATCAAGAGACAATTACTTGTACTACCAAAACCTGACAGCTACTTGCTCCTGTTCCTAACAAAACTGCACAAGAGATGGGGTGTTAGCAGTTCAGAAACCTATACAAGCACATTGTTACCATCATCCATCCTGCTCGCCGTTTAAACCGCTACCACAGCACCGCCAGTTAACGTTTCTAAAGCAGCAGCTTGATCCTGCACATTTTGGGCATTTCGGACGCCAACAACATTTTACGCACTTTGGCTTCCAGCATGGAGGACATTTTAGACACTTTGGCCTTGAACATTCGGGGCATTTAGGTCGGCAGAGTTTTATACTACAACACATGCTTGCACACATTGCACACGATCTCTTCTTCTGCAAACGCATATTCTGCCGAATCTTTTTGAGACGGATTTCTGTGGTCATGTTCTCCATTTCTAGGATAAACCTGCAAAGATGGCGGATGTAATCAGGGTAAAGCTCCAAGTTGCAGTGTCCACCTCCTTTAATCCACAAAGGCTCATACGGATCCCTTGCCATTTTCCACAGCGCATTGCCATGTAACCAATTCACAATATCATCGTCTGTACCCTGGAAGACGAATTTTTCGAcacatttcaaattataatcATAATGAAACAAATCTGATAAGTTCAGTTGAGTTAGAGCACTAGTTGGATAATCATATGCGGCACACAAATAGTGAGAAGCTTACTTTAAAAGGTACAAAGATTGTGAACATATACGAGGGAGCCAAAACAGAAATAGCAGACAATCAAAGAAAATTCAGTGGAGGAATGTATGCGCGAGGGAAAAATCACTGAGGGTGGAAAAAGTCACGAACAATGACCAGTCTTAGATCCGATACCACTGTTAAATGTAGTAACACAAGTTAATACATACAATGGCTTTGGTTCTATATACCAtctaaaatgaaaagaaatcacATCCCTTTATGTCTAAGGggaaaagcaaaaagcaaaTATCAAATACCAAGTAAATTTGGGGACAAGCCCAATGCTTGCACTCCATGCTGAGTCGCTGACGTGTCCCTTGTATTCCCATCCTTTCATCTGCTTAACCCAAATATATCTAGAATACAAACGTTGTAAAAACCCAAGACCTAACCGAAAAGTGCTAGCTGGAGGTGACTATTAAACTCGTGGACCTTACTTAAGCACCAATATTTCATTTCCGGTACAAGATTCAGGGTATCACAATCTCCACATCTTGAGAGCTTGGGATCCTCTCCAAGTTGTCTTAACCACTAGATGGACCTTTCCGATGTGGGAATAATTACTTATCTACATACGGATCACATCATTCTAACCACACTTTCCCTGTATATTATCAACACAGTAGGAGTGTAGGACACACAGAAGCATCTCCTTCTTCATTGGACACTCATTTTTTGCtttaaacaaacaagttatagtGTTCTGATTAAAATAGAACCCCAAGAACAGGTCCAAATAGACATGACATATTAATCTTAAAATGGTCATGTTCACTTGTTTAATCTGCTGGTGATTtgaaaagcttttttttttttttttttcaagcaaTTCAACAGTTCCGTTGAGGAAACGGAAAGGAAGACTAATTGGACATGTTTATTTGGTCCTTAAGAAGCTAGGTTATTTAATCGAGTTTTTAGCATATtttaaagagagaaaatgtaaGAAACTCGTAAAGAGAAAATTATCACACATGGCCAAGGATCAGAGGTTACATAGTCGTTGAGGAAAATAAAGTCTCTCTAAAACCGGGTAATTGGACTTATCTGGAAACGCCCAAGgttaaaggaaaaatcacaagtcAAACTCCATGAAACTTCTTCGATAAAAAATGGGATAACAAGTAAAAGTCACTCTAAAACTAGAGGATAACACTCTAAAGAGAATACAGACTCACTTGAAAGGAGGCTATTCTGTAAAAGGCTCTACACCTTCTCTTTCACAACTCCATCTCTCCATTACTCCAAAGGAACTATGCAGGAACTAAATAAAGATGCAATTCATAAAAGGAGCATGATAGAAGAGGAACTACAATTTTATATACATTAAATAATACTCAAAGCATCTAAATGAAAAACGGCTCATAAAATTGGATTTCTTGAGAAGTTTTTAAACTCCTGGAATAAATTAATTCTAGCTTCCATGTTTTGCCTTCTTAAGTCCTCAAACTTCATTGAGCACTTACTATACTGTCCTTCACAGATCATCAAGAAATTGGATTTCTCAACTTATACCCCCACAACCCTAAGTGTTTGATGTGCCTAACTGCAGTAGATCGCTTTCTTATATGCTAAATGCTGCACAGACTTTCACTCAAAATTGTCCCATTACCTCTAATAAACTTCTTatctttaccaaaaaaaagtTTTGTGCATCTTCAGTTAGATGAGATCACGAGAGCCATGAGGACACATAATTTCTATCTACAAATTTCTACCTCCCATGCATTCCCTGATAGTTCTCTATTAGTCCTGTATGCCAGTATCAGACCCATGCATCGTATCTGAACCAAAGCTCTGTTGGTATTGAATATTTTGCAGGTTGCCAATCAAATCTATTATCTAATGTTCCATATAACTACgactaaatttgaatatattttAATATGCCCACAAACTTATCTCAAATACATTTTAATATCAACTAACTGGGGCTGGCTCTACCTAAGCTGTTTAGAGGTTGTTTGGTATTTCATTTATGACGAATTGGGTTTAGGATGCAAGAAGGATACCAAACAGGCTTTTATTTTCTCAGAGCATTGTCAAAGGAGCTAAGTTTTGCACTGGCCTATGATGTATAAAGTACAACGTCCTTCATTCAGGCTTGCAACTGTTAAATTTAAGCCACGACACACAATGAAGAGGTAAAAATCCAAAGTATACAACTAAAAGAGTGCATCTTTCCTTAAATCAAGAATCACCACATAAAGCCAGAAGTTCAGATTATACCAAACAATTTGACGATCTGATTCTGGAAGAGTCCTACACTACCAAGAAGAGTGGTTGACCAGCCAAATACGGTTTTCCAGGCCCAAAAAACAAGGCAGTGACATATTTGCTTAAGGGGAGAAAAGGTCCATATTTGCTTGAAAGCATTGACATATTTTCTTAAGGGGAGAAAAGGTCCTTACTCAGCTAAATGACAATGGGGTCAGAGGTCAGTGAGGTACTGGCATATaacctaattttatttttcaagtaaaTGATGGTGTGCTGCAAAatatgcaaatacaaaaaaataaaaaaaaatgaataaattcaAGTGGATGGATATTGTAACTTCAGCGGGCCAGGCCTTCAAAAAAGATCTAGCTTACTACTGTTTTAGGCACACGAACAATATGCATTCACATAGTTTTGTTTCACAGAAATTCAAACAGATAAAAACAATGGAAAACTGAAAGGGATCTTtgattaatataatttttgaaCATTTCAAGAAGACAAGAAATACTTACATGTATTACTAGCACGGGGCACttcactttcttaattttattgatGTTCTGCACACCATTAGAATAGTGAACAGCTTAGAATAAAAACAGAACGAGCTTCAGCAATACATAGTATTAAATCACTCTAACAGTCTATGAGGACGTCACCACGTCAGCGAGTCATTATAATAAGTTAAAAATAGCATGGTTGATAGTTGATAGACTGTTAAGCAAGATATAATCCGTACCTTGTAAATGTCAAAGCAGAATTTGAATTTCACATGGCAAAGAACACGGAGGCCGGAAAGAATTGCACTGTGCAGAACTACACCCCTCAGCCTTGGCAACTTAGCTGCCAAGTGCAATGTTGGTCCACTTCCAACTGACTGCCCATACAAGATCAAATCTTCCT
Encoded proteins:
- the LOC103436924 gene encoding uncharacterized protein: MGCMLSQVAAKFAFFPPSPPTYKIQKRERDGKLSAVAASATTNTTSLPAVPPDNKSLDVLVIDTKRGNKIVAFYLRNPYARLTLLYSHGNAADLGQLYDLFLQLSLSLRVNLIGYDYSGYGASTGKPSEKNTYADIEAVYECLETEYGVSQEDLILYGQSVGSGPTLHLAAKLPRLRGVVLHSAILSGLRVLCHVKFKFCFDIYKNINKIKKVKCPVLVIHGTDDDIVNWLHGNALWKMARDPYEPLWIKGGGHCNLELYPDYIRHLCRFILEMENMTTEIRLKKIRQNMRLQKKRSCAMCASMCCSIKLCRPKCPECSRPKCLKCPPCWKPKCVKCCWRPKCPKCAGSSCCFRNVNWRCCGSGLNGEQDG